CGGCGTGTCGCGCACGCCTATGCGCGATGCGCTGTTCCGACTCGCGCGCGAAGGCTATCTCGAGGTGGGGTTCCGGCGCGGCTGGAAAGTCTGCAATATCGACTTCAATCAACTGGACCAGCTGTATGACCTGCGCATCGTTCTCGAACTGGCGGCGCTCGAGCGGCTCTCGGGTGCCCCACACGTTGCGATGGATGCGTTGCGAGCCATATGGTGCGTTGACGAAGGGGAACGCGAAAGCTGCCCGGCCACGATGTTCGTGCTCGACGAGGGCTTTCACCGCGGCCTCGTGAGCGCTGCCGGCAACAATGAGATGCTGCGCGTGCACAACGAGGTGACCGAGCGCATCCGCATCGTGCGGCGGCTCGACTTTCTCAAGGCGCATCGCACGAGCGCGACGTATGACGAGCATTCGGCGATGCTCCATCTCATCGATCGCGGCAAGTTTGGCGAGGCTGCCATCCTGCTGCGCGCTCACATCACGCAAAGCAAGCTTGAGGTGCGGAAGATCACGCTGTCGATGCTCGCGACTGCGCGCGACGAGAAGCTCCCCTTCGTCAGCTAGGGGTGTCCCCCCGTGATGGCAAAAGTCAATGACCGCCCGGTGCCAATTGAATCCTGATCACTTTCCGGAGCTTACCTGATGAACGCCCTTCGCTTTGCCGCACCACTGGTTACGGATTGCCGTTCTGCCAGACGGCCGCACCGCCAACATCAGCATCAGTCGTCCCCGCCTTTCGCTGTCGAGCATATCGGCGTGGAGAACAGTTCATCACTCGTTTGAACGCCGTACTAAAGGACTTCTCGGATTCGTAGCCAAGGGCGAGACCGATTTCGGAAACGGAATCGCGGCAATGAGTCAATCGGTCTGCGGCCAGCATCATGCGCCAGCGCGTCAAATACTCCATGGGCGAGAGCCCAACCGTCTCCTTGAATCGCAGGGCGAACGTCGTGCGCGACATCGCCGCCTGCTCGGCCATGCTCTGCAAGGTCCATCTGCGGCCCGGTGAGGCGTGCATTGCATCGATCGCAGCCCGCATGCGCTTGTCGGACAATGCGAAAAGCCAACCGACGCTTTCACGGCGCTCGTTCGACAAATGCAGTCGTAACGCCTCGATAAGGACCAGTGTAGCCAACTGCTGTGCGACGATGAAATCGCCCGGCTGCGCATCGCTCAATTCATGCCTCATGCGCTCGACGTACCATCGCACTGTTGCCCGATTCGGCTCCTCGCGGACATGGACAAGCGGCGGCAGCGTGCTCAACAACAGATCGGCTGGGCCATGGAGCGTGAAATAGCCGCCGATGCTCAGAAACTCGCCCCCTCCGTTGTACGTCACGACCCGCCCGTCATGGACCTGTGGCAAGAGCGTACGGACGTCGACTGGTTCGACGGCCAGATCGCTGGCGAGACGAAAAGGCTTTCCTCTCGCTAGCAGGAAGCATTCACCTTCACTCACCTTCACGGGGTCGGGCACCCCCTCGACCAAAACCCAGCACTGGCCGCGAAGCACGGCGTGAAATTTGATGCCGTCGTGCGCGCCGAATTGCACGGCCCAGTCTCCGTTCGCATCGAAGCCGCCGGACAGATAGCTGCGCAGCTTCACTAACGACAATGCGAACTCTACGACATAGATCGTCCAGCGACAAATCCTTAATCTCTTGCTGAAACGATCAGGAGGTTGGTTATGCGCGTATTTGTCACTGGGGCGACCGGCTGGGTTGGCTCCGCCGTCGTTCGAGAACTGGTTCAAGCTGGGCATCAGGTCATCGGTCTGGTCCGCTCCGCACAGGGCGTAGAGAAACTTGTCGCAGCCGGTGCGCGATCGCTCGTCGGCTCACTCGAAGATGTCGAGCGCTTGCGCGAGGGGGCTTCCGAAGCGGATGCGGTGATCCATACAGCCTTTGATCATGACTGGTCGCGATTTGCCGAGAACAGTCTGGTGGAACGGCGTGCCATTGAGGCGATCGGCGCGACGCTGGAAGGTTCCAGCCGTCCGTTTCTTGTCACATCCGGGGTCGCGTTACTGGCTCCCGGTCGAATCGCGACGGAGAGGGACGTTGCACTTCCCGTCTCCGAATCGTTCCCGCGTGCTTCGGAGGCGGCCGTTTCAGAACTTATCGCGCGCGGTGTTCGGGCGACCACGATACGCCTGGCACCGTCGGTTCACGGTATGGGCGACCATGGTTTCGTGCCGCGTCTGGCCGCCATCGCTCGCGAAAAAGGTGTCTCGGCGTACGTGGGCGAAGGGCTCAACCGCTGGCCTGCCGTGCATCGGCTGGATGCCGCCCGTGTCTACCGGCTTGCCCTGGAGAAAGTTACGGCGGGACCTTTTCATGCAATCGGCGAAACGGGCGTTGCGCTCAAGGACATCGCCGGGGCTATAGGCCGTAGCCTGGGCTTACCGCTAGCTTCACTCTCTGCGGACGAGGCCGCTGAGCATTTCGGATGGTTTGCACCATTTGTGGCAATTGATGCCCCTGCTAATAGTGATCGCACGCGTGTGCTGTTGGGCTGGACGCCTGAGCAAGCTGGCCTCCTCGCCGACCTTGCGCAATCCGGTTATTTCAGCATCGGACCGGCCGCGTCCTCTCACTGAATTTACATCGAAGGAGCCCGAAATGCGGGTTTTCATCGCGGGTGCCACAGGCTTCATAGGCTCCGCTATCGTTCGCAGTCTCTCACCGCTGGGCATGAGGTTGTCCTGTGCGAAAAATCGAACGTCAGCCGTTTGATGACAAAGGGGCAACGAAATGCGGCCGGATCGCGAGCGGGTTGAAGTCTCTGGCTGAGCCGCGCAGGCGGCTCATTGAAACGGCGTTATGCATTGGGCCATCCTAGCCGCTGCGCCCGATCAAGCGAGGCTCGTACGACAACCCGATGAAAAGGTGCGATGAGCGCAATATAGGCTCGCCCTAGCGGACGATTGTAGAAGACGAGCGTCGTCAGTACGAGGCGGTGTCGACCGTGAGATGACGGCTGCACGAGGACCGACACGCGGAAATCCAGATGCGTGTCATCCTCGCCGATGACGATCTCGTCGTCATATCGTTCGAATACGTGAAACAGGCTGATCCTGTCGCCTCCTTTCTGCTTGAGGTCAACGGCTGTCTTCAAGCCGAACGGCCGCACGAGAATGTCCCGGAATCTCAGCAGCATCCCAATCCATGCGGGCTGCCTGGCAAAGACGTGTCGTGCGAGAGTCTCCGCGTCGTGGCAGGCACTTTCTGGCAGGTCCACCGAGAACGCGTCCCCGAAATCAGCGAGGCGGTACGACGATCTCAGCTGCGAGGCCGGCGGTAAATCGGACTGTTCGATCTTCGGATAGCAGTACATGCGCGATCTCCAGTGCGAGGCGGCTGGGCCGAAACATTAGAGCAGCGAGATGCCGCCATCGACCACCGACTCCGCCCCCAGCAAATACGCGAAACGTCAGTCGCCAGAAATAGCCGCCGCTGTGGCGATATCGCTCGCTTCGCCCATCCGGGCACCTCGAAGGTCCGGAGGCGTTATGCTGACTTTTTTCTACTGCTATGCCGGCAAAAGACCAGCAATACGATAGCTTTCAATTAACCCGTCATAGACAGCGATATCCGCGCGACTTCTGGCGATGAGTTGAGCGCCAGCGACGGCTGCGAAGATCGCGCGAGCACGCCCCTCGCACTCCTTGGCGCTGGTCATGGCCGTGGCGGATAGCACCTTGCTCAGCCATGCAACATTCACGTCAGCAAAGGTTTGGACCTCTTTCGTCACCGCCTCCGGCAAGTCATCGGATTCGGCAGCCATGAAGCTGCAGAGGCATATGCGATTACCACGCTCCAGTGCCTCACGAAATGTATCCGGATAGCGGCGCAGGCAGTCGATCGGATTCGCGGATTCGGCCCAAAGTGCGTCCAGCGTGGCTGCCGAGTCCTCCCAATAACGCCTTGCCACCGCTGCTCCGAGATCGGACTTGCTCGCGAAGTGATGGTAGATGCTCGCGGCCTTGATGCCGACAGCCTCAGCAAGATCACGAAAATTCAGGCCGCTGTAGCCGTGCGCCTGCGCAATCTTTGTAGCAGCCACCAGGATTCGCTCCCTGGAACTCAAGCCCGAATCGTTCTTCACTACGACCGCCTCCGCAAGCTGGGATGACTGTTGACACAGCGAATTATACCTTCTATGGTAAACCTAACAAGCGTTAGGTAGGTTGATGGAGATACTTCGCCATATCCTCCGATCCCGAGCACCAGCCACCACCTGGAGAGGTAAGCATGACATCAAGCATCATTCATCGCGATGTAACCGAACTCCCCGTCATGACGATTTACGATTTTCCCGAGGGACCTTACCCGACACGCGTGCGTATCGCCTTGGCCGAAAAGAATCTGCAATCGCGCGTCGAGTTCGTGATGGTCGATCTTTACAAGGGAGAGCATAAAAGGCCCGAGTTCATCTCAGGGAAAAACTACTCGGGTACGCTACCGGTCCTCGAACTCAATGACGGAACCTGCATCGCCGAATGCACCGCCATTACCGAATACCTCGATACGCTCGATGGCGCACCCACGCTGACCGGCAAAACACCGCTCGACAAGGGCGTGATCCACATGATGAGCAAGCGCGCCGAGCTCGAATTGCTCGACGCCATCAGTGTCTATTTCCACCACGCCACGCCTGGTCTCGGGCCCGAAGTCGAGCTATATCAGAACCCCGAATGGGGGTTTCGTCAGCGCGACAAAGCACTCAGAGGCATGCACTACTTCAATGACGTCCTGAGAAGGCAGCCGTTTGTCGCCGGCGATACGTTCTCGATGGCCGACATCACCGTCATTGGCGGCCTGGTCTTTGCGTCGATCGTGAAGCTGCCGGTGCCCGCAGAGTGCGAAGCCCTTCTCGCCTGGTACGCGAGAATGCGCGAACGCCCGAGCGTCGGGAGCCAGCCGGCATTTGCCTGAAATCGCAGATGTTGTCAGCCTTCATTGATGAGCGACCGATCTTTGGTTGCAAAACTGGCGCGACCCGGTATTCGCGACTTTCGTGCCAGGGATCGCAGGGCTGCCTTAGAAACCTTAACAAAATGAACAAAGGGGCTGTTTACTCTCGATGAATCCTGTTAACCTTTTCATTGTTTCGACGACGAAAAGGACATGGCTAAACCCATACTCGACGACGAACTTTGGGCACTCATTGAACCGTTACTGCCCCCTCCCAAACCAAGGCGAAGCCGTTATCCTGGGCGCAGGCCGCTCGATGATCGTGCGCTGCTCACTGGCATCCTATTCATCCTTCAGACAGGCCTGCGCTGGGACCTGCTGCCACGCGAGATGGGCTGCGGCAGCGGCATGAGTTGCTGGCGCCGTCTGCGGGACTGGCAGGCTGCTGGCGTCTGGGACCGACTGCATGAAGTCCTGCTCGCCAGGCTGCGCGCGGCTGACCAGATTGACTGGTCGCGTGTCGTCGTCGATTCCTCCTCGATCCGCGCCGTGGGCGCAGGTCAAAAACGGGACCGAATCCCACGGACCGCGCGCGACCCGGTTCAAAGCACCACCTCATCACCGAAGCGCAGGGCATCCCGCTCGCGGTAATTCTCACGGGCGCCAACCGTAACGATGTTACCCAGCTTCACCCACTGGTTGACGCCATCCCACCCATTGCTGGCAAGCGTGGCCGGCCGCTTTCGAAGCCCCGCATTGTTCAAGGCGATCGGGGCTACGATCACGACAAATACCGCCGTCCGCTACACGCAGCCGGCATCGCGACTGAAATCGCCCGACGCGGCGAGCCCCACGGCAGCGGACTGGGCAAAACACGCTGGGTGGTCGAGCGCACCATTTCGTGGCTTCATAACTTTCGACGACTGCGCATCCGCTTCGAACGTCTTGCATTCATCCATGAAGCCTTCATGAAAATTGCCTGCTGCATCATCTGCTGGCGAAAGCTGAAGAACTCATTTTGTTAACGCCTCTTAGAGGCGGCGAGCAGCGAGATTTCCGACGACTGGGCACAGCGGAGGTTCAGCCTTACATTGCTTGCTCCCACCAGTCGCGGGTGTTCACGTTAGCGGCGTCGGCGAGAGCTTCCAGTTCCGCGATGTCGTCGTTGGTGAGTGTGATGCTGCCGGCTCGGACGAGACTCTCGATATAGTGGGGCTTGGTGACGCCGATGATCGGCGTCGTGCCCTTGGCGATGGCCCACGCTGCCGCGACATCGGGAGCTGCTGCACCCTGCTTCTGGCCGATTGAGGCGAGTTTGTCCGTCAGCGCCTTCAGGTGAGACAGGATGTCGTTGTAACTTTCCGCCCGGTTGCTGCCTTCCGGCAGCGGGTTTTCCGGGACCGCAGCGAGGCGAGATGGCCGCGCGGCACGTTTGCGTTGCAGGCGTACTCGCAGCCCCGCAAGCACTGGTATCAGTGGTTCATGTCACTCGTCTTGAACCAGAGCGCCTGCGCAATGGCAAATGCCGGATGGCGGCGGCTCATCGGCACACGCGTATTTGCGTGTAGCCCTGGGATGCGTCTCAGATACGAGTCGTTGTCGAGCGCGTGCGCTTCTCGCTCAATACATCCCGAGATTGCGCTGCAACGCCGCCGCAAAGTGCGCCGTGACGGCGGCTTCGGCGGCATCCGGATCACGCACCCTGCAAGCCTCGAGAATCGCGAGGTGTTCCCTGAGCGTGCGCAGTACGAGCGGCGCAGTGAGCTTGCGTTCGAGGCGCAACAGTTTCAGGTAATTGTGCATGCGCCGGTAACTGTTCTCGACGAGCGGATTGCCGAGCGACGTGATGACCGCATGATGCAGCGAGGTTTCGAGCGCTTCGACTTCGGTGAGGTGCTGCGCATTGAGACCTTGCTTCTCGATCGCGGTCACCAGCGCGAGATGTCGCTTTTCGAGTGAACGAATCGACTCTTCATCCGCGGTCTCGGCGAACACGCGGATCGCCGCGCGCTCGATGATGCTGCGGAACTGATACGTCGCCCGAGTCAGTTCGAGCCCCGGCTTGATGAACTGAATGCCCGAGCGCGGGTGAATTGTCAGTACCCCTTCCGCTTCGAGCACACGCAATGCGTCACGCAGCGGCGCTACGGGTATACCCAGAAGCTGGACGAGTTCCTTCTGCGAAACGAATGCACCGGCAGGCAGTTTGCGCTCGAACAACCCCTCGAGAATCCGCTCGTACGCAATGTCGCTGAGCCGCGCGCCGCCGCTTGCAGTCTCGGTGGCCGGCGAACTTTCCACGGCTGTTTCACCGGATGCCGTCTCGGCGAGGGCATCTTTTCTCGTTCTACCCACTTGAGATCTCCGATCGTAACGACTAGCATGATATATCACCAACGCCATCTGATCTATCAGCGCACCCAATCATGCGTATCGTTGACTTCCGTATTACGCGTTTCCAGTTTGCCCGAGATCGGGTGATCGGCGATAGCCAGGTCCGGGCCGACGATGCTCACGTCGTGGCGCTCGAGCTGATCGGTGAGAACGGGCTCACCGGCCTGGGCTTTGCGCAGTCATTGTTCGTGCCGTTGCCGCCCGAAGTGGAAATCGAGCGCATTTTCCGCTCTGAAGTCTGGTCCACGCTGGAAGGAGAGCGGCCGCTCGCACTGGTGCACCGTATAGCGCGTCCGCGCGGCGGCAACCACCGCGCGTGGACGTTGCCTTTCCATGAAGCAATCCAGGTCGCGCTATGGGACCTGGCCGCGAAGCAGGTGGGCATGCCGCTTTGGCAGATGCTCGGTGCACAGCGCGACCGGATCAAGGCGTACGCAAGCGGGCTCGACTTTCATCTGGGCGACACCGACTTCGCCGAACTTTTTGGACGTGCCGACGCACTCGGCTATACCGCGTTCAAGATCAAGGTCGGGCACCCGGACTTCGAGCGCGACCTTCATCGCCTCGACTTGCTTAAGAAGCTCGTGCGGGCCGACGCGCAGTTCATGATCGATGCAAACGAAGCGTGGTCGCCCAAGGAAGCCGTCGTGAAACTCGAACGCATCCGCGACGCCGGTCACGCCTTGCTCTGGGTCGAGGATCCGACGTTGCGCAACGATTTCGAAGGCCTGCGGCACATCCGGCACAACGCCACGTGGACCGCGCTGAATACGGGTGAGTATCTCGATGCGAGTGGCAAGCGTGCATTGATGGAGGCCGGCGCGGTCGATATCCTCAACGTGCACGGGCAGGTGACGGATGTCATGCGCGTGGGCTGGCTCGCGGCCGACCTCGGTGTGCCGGTCAGCATGGGCAATACCTTCCTCGAAGTGGGCGTGCACTGCGCATGCGCGCTGCCCGACGTCGAGTGGCTTGAATATTCATTCCAGAACTTCGACGCGCTGGTCGAAGAGCCGATCGCCATTGTCGACGGCATTGCGATGGCACCCGATCGTCCCGGACACGGGCTCGAACTCAGCGAATATGCGCGCCGCGAACTACGGCGGCCCGATGTGCTTGACCGCAGC
The nucleotide sequence above comes from Paraburkholderia youngii. Encoded proteins:
- a CDS encoding TetR/AcrR family transcriptional regulator translates to MKNDSGLSSRERILVAATKIAQAHGYSGLNFRDLAEAVGIKAASIYHHFASKSDLGAAVARRYWEDSAATLDALWAESANPIDCLRRYPDTFREALERGNRICLCSFMAAESDDLPEAVTKEVQTFADVNVAWLSKVLSATAMTSAKECEGRARAIFAAVAGAQLIARSRADIAVYDGLIESYRIAGLLPA
- a CDS encoding GntR family transcriptional regulator, with the translated sequence MHDLTEAAAEAAAASGTKAAYSANPLAEQVYQLIKQDIFSFRLFPGDRFSENDIAQHYGVSRTPMRDALFRLAREGYLEVGFRRGWKVCNIDFNQLDQLYDLRIVLELAALERLSGAPHVAMDALRAIWCVDEGERESCPATMFVLDEGFHRGLVSAAGNNEMLRVHNEVTERIRIVRRLDFLKAHRTSATYDEHSAMLHLIDRGKFGEAAILLRAHITQSKLEVRKITLSMLATARDEKLPFVS
- a CDS encoding SDR family oxidoreductase → MRVFVTGATGWVGSAVVRELVQAGHQVIGLVRSAQGVEKLVAAGARSLVGSLEDVERLREGASEADAVIHTAFDHDWSRFAENSLVERRAIEAIGATLEGSSRPFLVTSGVALLAPGRIATERDVALPVSESFPRASEAAVSELIARGVRATTIRLAPSVHGMGDHGFVPRLAAIAREKGVSAYVGEGLNRWPAVHRLDAARVYRLALEKVTAGPFHAIGETGVALKDIAGAIGRSLGLPLASLSADEAAEHFGWFAPFVAIDAPANSDRTRVLLGWTPEQAGLLADLAQSGYFSIGPAASSH
- a CDS encoding IS5 family transposase (programmed frameshift), with the translated sequence MAKPILDDELWALIEPLLPPPKPRRSRYPGRRPLDDRALLTGILFILQTGLRWDLLPREMGCGSGMSCWRRLRDWQAAGVWDRLHEVLLARLRAADQIDWSRVVVDSSSIRAVGAGPKTGPNPTDRARPGSKHHLITEAQGIPLAVILTGANRNDVTQLHPLVDAIPPIAGKRGRPLSKPRIVQGDRGYDHDKYRRPLHAAGIATEIARRGEPHGSGLGKTRWVVERTISWLHNFRRLRIRFERLAFIHEAFMKIACCIICWRKLKNSFC
- a CDS encoding glutathione S-transferase, giving the protein MTSSIIHRDVTELPVMTIYDFPEGPYPTRVRIALAEKNLQSRVEFVMVDLYKGEHKRPEFISGKNYSGTLPVLELNDGTCIAECTAITEYLDTLDGAPTLTGKTPLDKGVIHMMSKRAELELLDAISVYFHHATPGLGPEVELYQNPEWGFRQRDKALRGMHYFNDVLRRQPFVAGDTFSMADITVIGGLVFASIVKLPVPAECEALLAWYARMRERPSVGSQPAFA
- a CDS encoding GntR family transcriptional regulator — its product is MESSPATETASGGARLSDIAYERILEGLFERKLPAGAFVSQKELVQLLGIPVAPLRDALRVLEAEGVLTIHPRSGIQFIKPGLELTRATYQFRSIIERAAIRVFAETADEESIRSLEKRHLALVTAIEKQGLNAQHLTEVEALETSLHHAVITSLGNPLVENSYRRMHNYLKLLRLERKLTAPLVLRTLREHLAILEACRVRDPDAAEAAVTAHFAAALQRNLGMY
- a CDS encoding mandelate racemase/muconate lactonizing enzyme family protein — encoded protein: MRIVDFRITRFQFARDRVIGDSQVRADDAHVVALELIGENGLTGLGFAQSLFVPLPPEVEIERIFRSEVWSTLEGERPLALVHRIARPRGGNHRAWTLPFHEAIQVALWDLAAKQVGMPLWQMLGAQRDRIKAYASGLDFHLGDTDFAELFGRADALGYTAFKIKVGHPDFERDLHRLDLLKKLVRADAQFMIDANEAWSPKEAVVKLERIRDAGHALLWVEDPTLRNDFEGLRHIRHNATWTALNTGEYLDASGKRALMEAGAVDILNVHGQVTDVMRVGWLAADLGVPVSMGNTFLEVGVHCACALPDVEWLEYSFQNFDALVEEPIAIVDGIAMAPDRPGHGLELSEYARRELRRPDVLDRSELGAPPVSKPAVVQTAG
- a CDS encoding DUF2867 domain-containing protein, yielding MYCYPKIEQSDLPPASQLRSSYRLADFGDAFSVDLPESACHDAETLARHVFARQPAWIGMLLRFRDILVRPFGLKTAVDLKQKGGDRISLFHVFERYDDEIVIGEDDTHLDFRVSVLVQPSSHGRHRLVLTTLVFYNRPLGRAYIALIAPFHRVVVRASLDRAQRLGWPNA
- a CDS encoding aldo/keto reductase is translated as MLAGLRVRLQRKRAARPSRLAAVPENPLPEGSNRAESYNDILSHLKALTDKLASIGQKQGAAAPDVAAAWAIAKGTTPIIGVTKPHYIESLVRAGSITLTNDDIAELEALADAANVNTRDWWEQAM
- a CDS encoding AraC family transcriptional regulator — protein: MKLRSYLSGGFDANGDWAVQFGAHDGIKFHAVLRGQCWVLVEGVPDPVKVSEGECFLLARGKPFRLASDLAVEPVDVRTLLPQVHDGRVVTYNGGGEFLSIGGYFTLHGPADLLLSTLPPLVHVREEPNRATVRWYVERMRHELSDAQPGDFIVAQQLATLVLIEALRLHLSNERRESVGWLFALSDKRMRAAIDAMHASPGRRWTLQSMAEQAAMSRTTFALRFKETVGLSPMEYLTRWRMMLAADRLTHCRDSVSEIGLALGYESEKSFSTAFKRVMNCSPRRYARQRKAGTTDADVGGAAVWQNGNP